A window from Streptomyces subrutilus encodes these proteins:
- a CDS encoding TetR/AcrR family transcriptional regulator: protein MRPSARTRILEAAVRVTERDGITALTLQSAAEEAGVTKPGLMYHFPTRQALVVAIQEYLTARWEALLADRLGKPLDEATDQEKVAAYVLVGTRLTASRAELAFMVEHDPKVEAVWNNLLDRRVPTPDTADPHDIDLLLARMAADGLWMLQGTTHTRLTPAVREALVARIIALTQRPEGTG from the coding sequence ATGCGCCCCAGTGCGAGAACCCGCATCCTGGAAGCGGCCGTCCGCGTCACCGAGCGCGATGGCATCACCGCCCTGACCCTCCAGTCCGCTGCCGAAGAGGCCGGCGTGACCAAACCGGGCCTGATGTACCACTTTCCCACCAGGCAGGCTCTCGTGGTGGCGATCCAGGAGTACTTGACCGCACGCTGGGAGGCGCTCCTCGCGGACCGGCTCGGCAAGCCGTTGGACGAGGCGACGGACCAGGAGAAGGTCGCCGCCTATGTACTGGTCGGCACACGCCTCACGGCGAGTCGAGCCGAACTCGCCTTCATGGTCGAGCACGATCCCAAGGTCGAAGCCGTGTGGAACAACCTGCTCGACCGAAGGGTGCCCACTCCCGACACGGCCGACCCCCACGACATCGACCTGCTGCTCGCCCGCATGGCCGCCGACGGCCTCTGGATGCTGCAGGGCACGACACACACCAGGCTCACCCCTGCCGTCCGCGAAGCGCTCGTCGCCCGCATCATCGCCCTCACCCAGCGGCCGGAGGGCACCGGCTGA
- a CDS encoding FAD-binding oxidoreductase, producing MTRGDFDRFAERLSGRVLLPGSEGFDFERGGADPAFRHEPDVIVCAETAEDIQEAVRFAAERDMPIAVQATGHGLARPARGGVLLSTRRMSHVEIDSERQTATVGAGTRFGQLIPLAAEHGLAPLSGSSPGVGVVGYTLAGGLSLLTRTYGWAADSVRSLDLVTADGTLRTVTPESDPDLFRALFGGRDNFGVVARLEIELVPVTRLFGGGFFFDGEAAGRVLNAWSRWTRDQPPEMNSSAALISFPDAPDVPPALRGRDVLHVRIAYTGTADDGRTLVEPLRQAGPLLLEDLRDMPFTQSATVHNDPPVLLAAHADTALLERLDEATVDTLLTMAAPSTGWPTAIEIRHLGAAATDPSRAIAVADRNAEFLLSLVTLVDADVTRDKVADLYDRALAALAPVTRGAALNFLGAGADPHRLRAAYSEQDFAFLQNMKRTHDPKNLFRNNHTIPAPDPDPDPDQATSPRASAGAS from the coding sequence ATGACTCGAGGAGACTTCGACCGCTTTGCCGAGCGCCTCAGCGGGAGGGTGCTGCTGCCGGGAAGCGAGGGCTTCGACTTCGAGCGGGGCGGCGCGGATCCGGCTTTCCGGCACGAGCCGGATGTGATCGTCTGCGCCGAGACGGCCGAAGACATCCAAGAGGCAGTGCGGTTCGCCGCGGAACGCGACATGCCGATCGCCGTTCAGGCGACGGGGCACGGTCTCGCGAGGCCGGCCCGGGGCGGTGTCCTGCTGTCCACCCGCCGCATGTCACATGTCGAGATCGACTCCGAGCGGCAGACGGCGACGGTCGGGGCGGGCACCCGGTTCGGACAGCTCATCCCCTTGGCCGCGGAACACGGCCTGGCGCCTCTGAGCGGGTCCTCGCCCGGTGTCGGTGTCGTGGGCTACACCCTGGCCGGCGGGCTGAGCCTGCTCACCCGGACTTACGGATGGGCTGCCGATTCGGTCCGGTCCCTCGACCTGGTGACGGCCGACGGCACTCTGCGCACCGTCACTCCGGAGAGCGACCCGGACCTGTTCCGCGCCCTCTTCGGAGGGCGGGACAACTTCGGGGTTGTCGCCCGCCTGGAGATCGAGCTCGTCCCCGTCACGCGTCTGTTCGGCGGCGGATTCTTCTTCGACGGCGAAGCGGCCGGTCGGGTCCTGAACGCATGGAGCCGCTGGACCCGTGACCAGCCACCCGAGATGAACTCCTCCGCGGCGCTGATCTCCTTCCCCGACGCCCCCGACGTGCCGCCGGCCCTGCGTGGCCGCGACGTACTGCATGTGCGCATCGCCTACACCGGCACCGCCGACGACGGGCGAACCCTGGTGGAGCCGCTGCGGCAGGCCGGGCCCCTGCTCCTCGAAGACCTGCGCGACATGCCCTTCACGCAGAGCGCCACCGTCCACAACGACCCGCCTGTCCTCCTGGCCGCCCACGCCGACACCGCGCTGCTGGAACGCCTGGACGAGGCGACCGTCGACACCCTCCTCACGATGGCGGCCCCATCCACCGGCTGGCCGACCGCGATCGAGATCCGACACCTCGGTGCTGCCGCCACAGACCCGTCTCGCGCCATCGCCGTAGCGGACCGTAACGCCGAATTCCTCCTCTCCCTCGTCACCCTCGTCGACGCGGACGTCACACGCGACAAGGTCGCGGACCTCTACGACCGCGCCCTGGCAGCGCTGGCACCGGTCACACGCGGTGCGGCACTCAACTTCCTCGGGGCCGGCGCCGATCCGCACCGGCTCCGGGCCGCCTACAGCGAGCAGGACTTCGCCTTCCTGCAGAACATGAAGCGCACCCACGATCCGAAGAACCTCTTCCGGAACAACCACACGATTCCCGCGCCCGACCCCGACCCCGACCCCGACCAAGCGACATCGCCCCGAGCAAGCGCGGGGGCCTCGTGA
- a CDS encoding amidohydrolase family protein produces MVSAAAVGAAAVGVAAVASPASATSGSTPTAAEPTTGPRAFPADRPVLFRRATVITMDPRRGVLTDTDVLVRGTTIESVGKRLPAPPHATVIDAAGALLLPGFVDTHRHLSETALRGVGADWTLGNYFQWMVQKWGPLMRPEDIYAANYMGVVDAVNDGVTTVTDWSYAMLTPEHADAAVDALVAVPGRARFAYGNGFSPDLGWVLDGRIDRMLKKRFSGRPDQLVTMQLALDVNGSMGHAREALKFARDRDLPVTTHAGVFQFAEDAQIKFLAETGSLSPSYTLVHGGALTDDAYRIIADSGAQLSISAESELNAGQGYPPTAKAREFGIPVSLSLDTVAWWSGDMFSMMRATLNADRGLAHLRAHEAGRTVASNQLRAQDVLEYATMGGARALGLDRLIGSITPGKHADLVMLRTDTPAMTPTINPVGQVVFQAGRGDVDTVMVDGRVLKHRGTLIGADLGRARRLIEDSLEYLRSKIPNNEWEQAVNPPQDAATRS; encoded by the coding sequence ATGGTCAGCGCCGCCGCAGTCGGAGCAGCGGCAGTCGGCGTAGCCGCGGTCGCGTCCCCCGCTTCGGCCACGTCCGGATCCACGCCGACGGCGGCGGAGCCGACGACCGGACCGCGCGCCTTCCCGGCCGACCGTCCCGTCCTCTTCCGTCGGGCGACCGTGATCACCATGGATCCGCGCCGCGGCGTGCTGACCGACACCGATGTCCTGGTCCGCGGCACCACCATCGAGTCCGTCGGCAAGCGGCTGCCCGCGCCGCCGCACGCCACCGTCATCGACGCAGCGGGAGCCCTGCTGCTCCCCGGCTTCGTCGACACACACCGCCACCTGTCCGAAACGGCACTGCGCGGCGTGGGAGCGGACTGGACCCTGGGCAACTACTTCCAGTGGATGGTCCAGAAGTGGGGACCCCTCATGCGGCCGGAGGACATCTACGCGGCCAACTACATGGGCGTGGTCGACGCCGTCAACGACGGCGTCACCACCGTCACGGACTGGTCCTACGCGATGCTCACTCCGGAGCACGCCGACGCCGCCGTGGACGCGCTGGTCGCCGTACCCGGGCGCGCCCGCTTCGCCTACGGCAACGGCTTCTCCCCCGACCTCGGCTGGGTGCTCGACGGGCGCATCGACCGCATGCTCAAGAAGCGCTTCAGCGGCCGCCCGGACCAACTCGTCACCATGCAACTGGCGCTGGACGTCAACGGTTCCATGGGCCATGCCCGCGAGGCCCTGAAGTTCGCCCGCGACCGCGACCTGCCGGTCACCACCCACGCCGGCGTCTTCCAGTTCGCGGAGGACGCGCAGATCAAGTTCCTCGCCGAGACCGGCTCACTGTCACCGTCGTACACCCTGGTCCACGGCGGGGCGTTGACCGACGACGCCTACCGGATCATCGCCGACAGCGGAGCCCAGCTGTCCATCTCGGCGGAGAGCGAACTCAACGCCGGGCAGGGGTACCCGCCCACCGCGAAGGCGCGCGAGTTCGGCATCCCGGTCTCGCTGTCCCTGGACACGGTGGCGTGGTGGAGCGGCGACATGTTCTCCATGATGCGCGCCACCCTCAACGCCGACCGGGGACTGGCCCACCTGCGCGCACATGAGGCCGGCAGAACGGTGGCCAGCAACCAACTGCGCGCCCAGGACGTGCTGGAGTACGCCACCATGGGCGGCGCACGAGCCCTCGGCCTGGACCGCCTCATCGGCTCCATCACCCCGGGCAAGCACGCGGACCTCGTGATGCTGCGCACCGACACCCCGGCCATGACCCCCACCATCAACCCGGTGGGACAGGTCGTCTTCCAGGCCGGACGCGGGGACGTCGACACCGTGATGGTCGACGGACGCGTCCTCAAGCACCGCGGCACTCTCATCGGCGCGGATCTGGGCCGCGCCCGGCGGCTGATCGAGGATTCGCTGGAGTACCTGCGCTCGAAGATCCCGAACAACGAATGGGAACAGGCCGTCAACCCGCCGCAGGACGCAGCCACGCGTTCCTGA
- a CDS encoding MFS transporter, whose translation MSSPRRWWLLATVSLGLVMIVVDNTILYTALPVLTGDLGADPSEMLWIINAYPLVMAGLLLGAGTLGDKIGYRRMFLWGLVVFGLASLAAAFSSSPTALIAARALLGVGAATLMPATLSLIRVAFEDARERSIAIGIWATTSVLGMALGPILGGVLLEHFWWGSVFLINVPVVVVALVAGGILAPKTSARRDTPWDLVASLMAMTGLVGLVYALKESVRPGGNLLHIAVAAALALVVTLLFVRRQRDQEHPLLDLALLRAPRLQVGFVAAALALFATTGAQLVLSQRLQLVDGQTPLGTGLVVAALAVGCLPTGLMGGALAHRHGIRRMIMSGLIVSAAGTLLVLATSPGVLPLLPATAGHAWVVPGLLVLGAGMGLTMTAASATIMSSAPAHRAGMAASINEVAYKMGTLFGMAVFGSVLGSLYTATIDLPPAAPPGAASSMDQARALAQALPAAPARALLDAATTAFDRGYLWTLVIGTALLACGALFTALRLDKTAPARETSPQSAAAPSEAGR comes from the coding sequence ATGAGCAGTCCACGCCGTTGGTGGCTGCTGGCGACGGTGTCCCTGGGCCTCGTCATGATCGTGGTGGACAACACGATCCTCTACACCGCACTGCCCGTCCTGACCGGCGATCTCGGCGCGGACCCCTCCGAGATGCTGTGGATCATCAACGCCTACCCCCTGGTCATGGCCGGCCTCCTCTTGGGCGCCGGAACGCTCGGCGACAAGATCGGCTACCGGCGGATGTTCCTCTGGGGACTCGTGGTGTTCGGCCTCGCGTCGCTCGCTGCCGCCTTCTCCTCCTCGCCCACAGCGCTGATCGCCGCCCGCGCACTGCTGGGTGTCGGCGCCGCCACCCTGATGCCGGCCACGCTGTCCCTGATCCGCGTCGCCTTCGAGGACGCTCGCGAACGCAGCATCGCCATCGGCATCTGGGCGACCACCTCCGTACTGGGCATGGCTCTGGGTCCGATCCTCGGCGGTGTACTGCTGGAGCACTTCTGGTGGGGTTCCGTCTTCCTCATCAACGTACCGGTGGTGGTTGTGGCCCTCGTCGCAGGAGGGATCCTGGCGCCCAAGACCTCTGCACGCCGTGACACACCCTGGGACCTCGTAGCTTCCCTCATGGCCATGACCGGACTCGTGGGTCTCGTCTACGCCCTGAAGGAGAGCGTCCGCCCCGGCGGGAACCTCCTGCACATCGCCGTGGCCGCTGCCCTCGCACTCGTCGTCACCCTGCTCTTCGTGCGTCGTCAGCGAGACCAGGAACATCCCCTGCTCGACCTTGCCCTGCTGCGCGCTCCCCGACTCCAAGTGGGATTCGTCGCCGCCGCCCTGGCACTGTTCGCCACCACCGGCGCTCAACTCGTCCTGTCACAAAGGCTCCAGCTCGTCGACGGCCAGACCCCGCTGGGGACCGGACTCGTCGTAGCGGCCCTCGCCGTGGGCTGCCTGCCGACGGGTCTCATGGGAGGGGCGCTCGCGCACCGGCACGGCATCCGCCGCATGATCATGAGCGGTCTGATCGTCAGCGCCGCAGGCACCCTGCTCGTCCTCGCCACCAGTCCCGGCGTGCTGCCGCTCCTTCCCGCGACCGCCGGACACGCCTGGGTCGTACCCGGCCTGCTCGTCCTCGGAGCCGGCATGGGACTCACCATGACCGCCGCGTCCGCCACCATCATGAGCAGCGCCCCGGCCCACCGCGCAGGCATGGCCGCGTCCATCAACGAGGTCGCCTACAAGATGGGCACCCTGTTCGGCATGGCCGTCTTCGGCAGCGTCCTGGGTTCCCTCTACACCGCCACCATCGACCTTCCCCCGGCAGCACCCCCGGGCGCCGCCTCCAGCATGGACCAGGCCCGCGCGCTCGCCCAGGCCCTCCCCGCCGCGCCTGCCCGCGCCCTGCTCGACGCGGCGACAACCGCGTTCGACCGGGGATACCTCTGGACCCTGGTCATCGGTACCGCCCTGCTGGCCTGCGGCGCCCTGTTCACCGCACTACGTCTCGACAAGACGGCGCCGGCGCGGGAGACCTCGCCCCAGTCGGCAGCCGCGCCTTCCGAAGCCGGA